Proteins from one Procambarus clarkii isolate CNS0578487 chromosome 40, FALCON_Pclarkii_2.0, whole genome shotgun sequence genomic window:
- the LOC123757904 gene encoding palmitoyltransferase ZDHHC3 isoform X1, with protein sequence MYESLGPRGGEMDPHNKCMGGRMWCVSDICGIICAVMTWLLVTYAEFVVFTVTLGTANYPIYTTFNLLLFNVFAVLALSSHARAMFTDPGAVPKGNATRENIQRMGLREGQVIFKCPKCCSIKPERAHHCSVCQRCIRKMDHHCPWVNNCVGENNQKFFVLFTFYIALLSLHGLFLGIYQFIICVKNEWRECSTFSPPATVVLLLFLIFESLLFAIFTAVMFFTQVNAIWNDETGIEQLKKEQASWEKKSRWRSIQAVFGRFSLSWFSPFTTPPLPTKTHSYILIGELLSAVNILD encoded by the exons ATGTATGAGTCACTGGGCCCAAGAGGGGGTGAGATGGATCCCCACAACAAGTGTATGGGGGGACGCATGTGGTGCGTCTCAGACATATGCGGCATCATTTGTGCTGTGATGACCTGGTTACTTGTTACCTATGCTGAATTTGTGGTGTTTACAGTTACCCTGGGCACTGCAAATTATCCCATCTATACAACCTTCAATCTTCTACTTTTCAATGTTTTTGCAGTCCTTGCTCTATCATCACATGCAAGGGCCATGTTTACTGATCCG GGTGCTGTACCGAAGGGTAATGCCACAAGGGAAAATATTCAGCGGATGGGGCTTCGAGAAGGTCAAGTAATTTTCAAATGCCCAAAATGCTGTAGCATCAAACCAGAGCGAGCCCATCATTGTTCTGTCTGCCAGCGGTGTATCCGGAAAATGGACCATCATTGCCCCTGGGTCAATAATTGTGTTGGAGAAAATAATCAGAAGTTCTTCGTGCTCTTTACA TTCTACATTGCCCTGCTGAGCCTCCATGGTCTCTTCCTGGGCATTTACCAGTTCATAATCTGTGTCAAGAATGAGTGGCGAGAGTGCTCCACATTCTCCCCACCTGCTACAGTTGTCCTCTTACTCTTCCTAATTTTTGAGAGTTTGctgtttgccatttttactgcagTAATGTTTTTCACACAAGTTAACGCCATCTGGAATGACGAAACG GGTATTGAACAGTTGAAAAAGGAGCAGGCCAGTTGGGAGAAAAAATCACGGTGGCGAAGCATCCAGGCAGTATTTGGTCGATTTTCACTCTCCTGGTTCAGCCCCTTCACCACTCCGCCTCTGCCCACAAAAACTCACTCCTACAT ATTAATAGGTGAACTGTTATCTGCAGTAAATATCCTTGACTAG
- the LOC123757904 gene encoding palmitoyltransferase ZDHHC3 isoform X2 has protein sequence MYESLGPRGGEMDPHNKCMGGRMWCVSDICGIICAVMTWLLVTYAEFVVFTVTLGTANYPIYTTFNLLLFNVFAVLALSSHARAMFTDPGAVPKGNATRENIQRMGLREGQVIFKCPKCCSIKPERAHHCSVCQRCIRKMDHHCPWVNNCVGENNQKFFVLFTFYIALLSLHGLFLGIYQFIICVKNEWRECSTFSPPATVVLLLFLIFESLLFAIFTAVMFFTQVNAIWNDETGIEQLKKEQASWEKKSRWRSIQAVFGRFSLSWFSPFTTPPLPTKTHSYMYAV, from the exons ATGTATGAGTCACTGGGCCCAAGAGGGGGTGAGATGGATCCCCACAACAAGTGTATGGGGGGACGCATGTGGTGCGTCTCAGACATATGCGGCATCATTTGTGCTGTGATGACCTGGTTACTTGTTACCTATGCTGAATTTGTGGTGTTTACAGTTACCCTGGGCACTGCAAATTATCCCATCTATACAACCTTCAATCTTCTACTTTTCAATGTTTTTGCAGTCCTTGCTCTATCATCACATGCAAGGGCCATGTTTACTGATCCG GGTGCTGTACCGAAGGGTAATGCCACAAGGGAAAATATTCAGCGGATGGGGCTTCGAGAAGGTCAAGTAATTTTCAAATGCCCAAAATGCTGTAGCATCAAACCAGAGCGAGCCCATCATTGTTCTGTCTGCCAGCGGTGTATCCGGAAAATGGACCATCATTGCCCCTGGGTCAATAATTGTGTTGGAGAAAATAATCAGAAGTTCTTCGTGCTCTTTACA TTCTACATTGCCCTGCTGAGCCTCCATGGTCTCTTCCTGGGCATTTACCAGTTCATAATCTGTGTCAAGAATGAGTGGCGAGAGTGCTCCACATTCTCCCCACCTGCTACAGTTGTCCTCTTACTCTTCCTAATTTTTGAGAGTTTGctgtttgccatttttactgcagTAATGTTTTTCACACAAGTTAACGCCATCTGGAATGACGAAACG GGTATTGAACAGTTGAAAAAGGAGCAGGCCAGTTGGGAGAAAAAATCACGGTGGCGAAGCATCCAGGCAGTATTTGGTCGATTTTCACTCTCCTGGTTCAGCCCCTTCACCACTCCGCCTCTGCCCACAAAAACTCACTCCTACATGTATGCAGTATAG